In the Euphorbia lathyris chromosome 5, ddEupLath1.1, whole genome shotgun sequence genome, one interval contains:
- the LOC136230392 gene encoding uncharacterized acetyltransferase At3g50280-like, translating into MAETRIVSTTLVEAPTEPIFNKIELTSSDLKLLLVGSIQKGLLFPKPNSSSLCLTLIQHLKTSFSQTLQIFFPLAGRLSTIQHQDNTISFFIDCNNAGAQFVHAVAENVTISDILEPIFVPSIVHSFFPLTHINNIDGVSNPLLGVQITELSDGIFIGCTMNHSVADGTTFWNFMNSWSEISRGYDVNQISKPPVFENWFRNNCSIRLPVSIINKSSVKFNPRPCKERVFHFTKEKIAGLKEKANSEARDGDGDGKSVVISSLQSVLAHIWRGVIRNRESEPEKETKFMLQIGYRKRLQPEIPDGYFGNAVEGGIIQVKTREVIEKGIGFVALQINRLVSSYTEEKTRKSIDSWIKDPKIPRMSEIARDVLAISSSPRFNVYGNDFGWGKAKAVRSGPGNKIDGKVTVFPGLEQGSIDIEVCVSPLVLEAMGNDSEFMDVFSV; encoded by the coding sequence ATGGCAGAAACTCGAATAGTCTCCACAACCTTAGTGGAAGCCCCAACAGAACCAATCTTTAACAAGATTGAATTAACTTCAAGTGATCTCAAGCTTCTTCTAGTTGGTTCAATCCAAAAAGGTCTTCTCTTCCCCAAACCAAATTCATCATCTCTATGTCTAACCTTAATCCAACATCTCAAAACCTCCTTTTCTCAAACTCTGCAGATCTTCTTCCCACTCGCCGGCCGTCTCTCCACTATCCAACACCAAGATAACACCATCTCCTTTTTCATCGACTGCAACAACGCCGGAGCTCAATTTGTTCATGCGGTTGCAGAAAACGTCACCATCTCAGATATTCTTGAACCCATCTTCGTTCCTTCTATTGTCCACTCATTCTTCCCCCTTACTCATATTAACAACATCGACGGCGTTTCTAATCCTCTCCTTGGAGTTCAAATCACTGAGCTTTCAGACGGAATCTTCATCGGCTGTACTATGAATCATTCAGTTGCTGATGGAACAACTTTCTGGAATTTCATGAACTCATGGTCTGAAATCTCTCGTGGTTATGATGTAAATCAGATTTCTAAACCTCCTGTTTTTGAAAATTGGTTTCGTAACAATTGTTCCATCAGATTACCTGTCTCTATTATCAATAAATCTTCTGTCAAATTCAATCCGCGGCCATGCAAAGAAAGGGTTTTTCATTTCACTAAAGAAAAAATTGCTGGGCTGAAGGAAAAAGCAAATTCAGAGGCTAgagatggagatggagatggaAAAAGTGTGGTTATATCCTCTCTGCAATCAGTCTTAGCGCATATCTGGCGAGGTGTGAttcgaaatcgagaatccgaacctgaaaaagaaacaaaatttATGTTACAAATTGGATATAGAAAAAGATTGCAGCCGGAAATACCAGATGGGTACTTTGGAAATGCGGTTGAAGGAGGGATAATACAAGTGAAAACAAGAGAAGTAATAGAGAAAGGAATTGGGTTTGTAGCTCTGCAAATAAACAGATTGGTTAGTAGTTACACAGAAGAAAAGACAAGAAAGAGCATAGATTCATGGATTAAGGATCCTAAAATTCCAAGAATGAGTGAAATTGCAAGAGATGTTTTAGCGATAAGTAGCTCGCCTCGGTTTAATGTTTACGGGAATGATTTTGGATGGGGAAAGGCGAAAGCAGTAAGAAGTGGGCCTGGAAACAAGATTGATGGAAAAGTAACAGTATTTCCAGGATTAGAACAAGGaagtattgatattgaagtttGTGTTTCTCCTCTGGTTTTGGAGGCTATGGGAAATGATTCTGAGTTTATGGATGTTTTTAGTGTGTGA
- the LOC136229873 gene encoding uncharacterized acetyltransferase At3g50280-like produces MAEIQIVSTTLVEAPAEPIFNKIELTSSDLKLLLAGSIQNGLLFPKSNSPSLTLIQHLKTSFSQTLKIFFPLAGRLSTVQHQDNTISFFIDCNNSGAQFVHAVAENITISDILEPIFVPSIVHSFFPLTHINNIDGVSNPLLGVQITELSDGIFIGCTMNHAVADGSTFWNFMNSWSEISRGYHVNQISKPPVFQNWFRNNCSIRLPLSIINKTSAKFNLPPVKERVFHFTKETIAGLKAKANSEAGVGNGVVISSLQSVLAHIWRGVIRNRGLKPDQETIFLLQIGFRRRLQPEIQDGYFGNAIQSERVQLKAREVIEEGIGFVALQMNKMISGYTKEKIRENIDSWIKDPKMLTMSEITRVVLGVSSSPRFNVYGTDFGWGKAKAVRSGPGNKIDGKITVFPGLEQGSIDIEVCVSTQDLEAMGNDSEFMDAVTVSF; encoded by the coding sequence ATGGCAGAAATTCAAATAGTCTCCACAACTTTAGTGGAAGCTCCTGCAGAACCAATCTTTAACAAGATTGAATTAACTTCAAGTGATCTCAAGCTTCTTCTAGCTGGTTCAATCCAAAACGGTCTTCTCTTCCCCAAATCAAATTCACCATCTCTGACCTTAATCCAACATCTCAAAACCTCATTTTCTCAAACTCTAAAGATCTTCTTCCCACTCGCCGGCCGTCTCTCCACTGTCCAACACCAAGATAACACCATCTCCTTTTTCATCGACTGCAACAATTCCGGAGCTCAATTTGTTCATGCCGTTGCTGAAAACATCACCATCTCAGATATTCTCGAACCCATCTTCGTTCCTTCCATTGTCCACTCATTCTTCCCCCTTACTCATATCAACAACATCGATGGCGTTTCTAATCCTCTCCTTGGAGTTCAAATCACTGAGCTTTCAGATGGAATTTTCATCGGCTGTACTATGAACCATGCTGTTGCTGATGGCTCAACCTTCTGGAATTTCATGAACTCATGGTCTGAAATCTCTCGTGGTTATCATGTAAATCAGATTTCTAAACCTCCTGTTTTTCAAAATTGGTTTCGTAACAATTGTTCCATCAGATTACCTCTTTCTATTATCAATAAAACCTCTGCCAAATTCAATCTGCCGCCGGTGAAAGAAAGAGTTTTTCATTTCACCAAGGAAACAATAGCTGGGCTGAAAGCAAAAGCAAATTCAGAGGCCGGAGTAGGAAACGGTGTGGTTATATCCTCTCTTCAATCAGTGTTGGCGCATATCTGGCGAGGTGTGATTCGAAATCGAGGATTGAAACCTGATCAAGAAACAATCTTTCTGTTACAGATTGGGTTTAGAAGAAGATTGCAGCCGGAAATACAAGATGGGTATTTCGGAAATGCAATTCAAAGTGAGAGGGTACAACTTAAAGCGAGAGAAGTAATAGAGGAAGGAATTGGGTTTGTAGCTCTACAAATGAACAAAATGATTAGTGGTTACACAAAAGAAAAGATAAGAGAAAACATAGATTCATGGATTAAGGATCCTAAGATGCTGACAATGAGTGAAATTACAAGAGTTGTTTTAGGGGTAAGTAGCTCACCCAGGTTTAATGTTTATGGGACTGATTTTGGATGGGGAAAGGCGAAAGCAGTAAGAAGTGGGCCTGGAAACAAGATTGATGGAAAAATAACAGTATTTCCAGGATTAGAACAAGGaagtattgatattgaagtttGTGTTTCTACTCAGGATTTGGAGGCTATGGGAAATGATTCTGAGTTTATGGATGCTGTTACTGTCTCATTTTAG
- the LOC136228541 gene encoding uncharacterized acetyltransferase At3g50280-like, with amino-acid sequence MADIRIVSTTVVKPPAEPIFNKIELTPSDLRILLLGSIQKGLLFPKSNSPSLTLIQHLKTSFSHTLQIFFPLAGRLSTIQHQDNTISFFIDCNNTGAQFVHAVAENVTVSDILEPIFVPSIVHSFFPLTDINNIDGVSNPLLAVQITELSDGIFIGCTMNHVVADGSTFWNFMNSWSEISRGYDVNQISKPPVFQNWFRNHCSIRLPLSIINNASAEFIPPPLKERVFHFTKEKIAGLKEKANSEAGDGNGVVISSLQLVLAHIWRGVIRNRGLEPDQETIFLLQIGFRRRLQPEIQDGYFGNAIQSERVQLKAREVIENGIGFVALQINKKISDYTEEKIRENIDSWIKDPKIRTMSEIAISRILMVSSSSRFNVYGNDFGWGKPKAVRSGPGNKFDGKITVFPGLEQGSIDIHVCVSPQVLEAMGNDPEFMDVVTV; translated from the coding sequence ATGGCAGACATTCGAATAGTGTCCACAACCGTAGTGAAACCCCCTGCAGAACCAATCTTTAACAAGATTGAGTTAACTCCAAGTGATCTGAGGATTCTTCTACTTGGTTCTATCCAAAAGGGTCTTCTCTTCCCCAAATCAAATTCACCATCTCTAACCTTAATCCAACATCTCAAAACCTCATTTTCTCACACTCTGCAGATCTTCTTCCCACTCGCTGGCCGTCTCTCCACTATCCAACACCAAGATAACACCATCTCTTTCTTCATCGACTGCAACAATACCGGAGCTCAATTTGTTCATGCCGTTGCTGAAAACGTCACCGTTTCAGATATTCTTGAACCCATCTTCGTTCCTTCTATTGTCCATTCATTCTTCCCCCTTACTGATATCAACAACATCGACGGGGTTTCTAATCCTCTCCTTGCAGTTCAAATCACTGAGCTTTCAGACGGAATCTTCATCGGCTGTACTATGAATCATGTAGTTGCTGATGGCTCAACCTTCTGGAATTTCATGAACTCGTGGTCTGAAATCTCTCGTGGTTATGATGTAAATCAGATTTCTAAACCTCCTGTTTTTCAAAATTGGTTTCGTAACCATTGTTCTATCAGATTACCTCTTTCTATTATCAATAATGCTTCCGCCGAATTCATTCCGCCCCCGTTGAAAGAAAGGGTTTTTCATTTCACCAAGGAAAAAATTGCTGGGCTGAAGGAAAAAGCAAATTCAGAGGCCGGAGATGGAAACGGTGTCGTTATATCCTCTCTGCAATTAGTCTTGGCGCATATCTGGCGAGGTGTGATTCGAAATCGAGGATTGGAACCTGATCAAGAAACAATCTTTCTGTTACAAATTGGGTTTAGAAGAAGATTGCAGCCGGAAATACAAGATGGGTATTTCGGAAATGCAATTCAGAGTGAGAGGGTACAACTTAAAGCAAGAGAAGTAATAGAGAACGGAATTGGGTTTGTAGCTCtgcaaatcaataaaaaaattagtgaTTACACAGAAGAAAAGATAAGAGAAAACATAGATTCATGGATTAAGGATCCTAAGATTCGGACAATGAGTGAAATTGCCATATCCCGAATCTTAATGGTAAGTAGCTCTTCTCGGTTTAATGTTTATGGGAATGATTTTGGATGGGGAAAGCCAAAAGCAGTGAGAAGTGGACCTGGAAATAAGTTTGATGGGAAAATAACAGTATTTCCAGGATTAGAACAAGGAAGCATTGATATTCATGTTTGTGTTTCGCCTCAGGTTTTGGAGGCTATGGGAAATGATCCTGAGTTTATGGATGTTGTTACTGTCTGA